One genomic region from Terriglobus aquaticus encodes:
- a CDS encoding alpha-mannosidase translates to MIGNAHIDAPWLWPLSEADAIVHSTFRSALDRMKEDSSLTMTTSSSQFYAWVAASDPAMLQEIRAYVKSGRWDLVGGWWVEPDVNMPSGESLIRQGLYGQRTLEKLFGRMADVGYNPDSFGHNGNMPQILKLQGMPYYVFMRPNAIEKPDIRQNLFQWQGIDGTRALTYRVPLFYDDPGDVRSHMLRTVAALAGQPERTDMEFFGIGDHGGGPTKENIRSIRAIQGEKGAPHIFYSTPDRYFSEVHQHLPSDIQVYEGDLQHHSVGTYTAGSARKKLNRTTEAMLISAEKFCALGSFAWGAQYPKADFEKAWERILLLQFHDSMAATTLPEHEQVVRDGYGRARDIATEAMNDSLQRLAWQIPTTDPDSKYIVVFNPHAWAAPLKVEYDLGWEPGTVTAVEDDQGNSIPFQWIDPTAVVNHRQRLVAVVEIPALGYRQIRVRKASSHPSAGNETPRAESSLLENSHLKLTFGQGGTVTLFDKDSRQFVFGGANKGMRAVVFADANDTWAHQVHAYTDEVGEFTPSDVKVLENGPLRARVRQTLHYNASTLSIDWMLYAGSRTVDLRVSLDWHEHLKMLKFSFPTELEKPQATYEIAYGAEHRDNAGLEDPGQRWIDLTGLQNGKQYGLAILNDAKYGYSVSGGDMRVSIARAAVYANHEPRELKPGVDYAWMDQGVQTFSMELMPHAGTWQEAGVVRAAEELVTEVPIVYQGIHPGSRPTSASFLSTDSKDIVVEAVKQSEDGSDLIIRSYETAGHNASATLSVPSLNVRWNGSYHPFEIKTLRLDARTHAVREVDALER, encoded by the coding sequence ATGATCGGCAACGCGCACATTGATGCTCCGTGGCTGTGGCCCCTTTCGGAAGCCGACGCGATCGTCCACAGCACCTTCCGATCAGCCCTTGATCGAATGAAGGAAGACAGCAGTCTGACGATGACCACCAGCTCCTCCCAGTTTTACGCCTGGGTGGCTGCCAGCGACCCGGCGATGCTCCAGGAGATCCGAGCGTATGTGAAGTCTGGGCGCTGGGACTTGGTGGGCGGTTGGTGGGTCGAGCCCGACGTAAACATGCCAAGCGGCGAGTCGCTGATTCGACAAGGACTCTACGGACAGCGGACGCTCGAGAAACTATTCGGGCGCATGGCCGATGTTGGCTACAACCCTGACTCATTTGGGCACAACGGCAACATGCCGCAGATCCTGAAGCTGCAGGGCATGCCGTACTACGTGTTCATGCGGCCCAACGCAATCGAGAAACCCGACATCCGGCAGAACCTGTTTCAGTGGCAAGGGATCGATGGCACGCGGGCGCTGACGTACCGTGTCCCGCTCTTTTACGACGATCCTGGCGACGTCCGCAGTCACATGTTGCGGACCGTAGCCGCACTCGCGGGACAGCCGGAACGCACTGACATGGAGTTCTTCGGTATCGGCGATCATGGCGGCGGACCAACGAAAGAAAACATCCGTTCCATCCGCGCCATCCAGGGTGAAAAAGGCGCGCCTCACATCTTCTACTCCACGCCCGATCGTTACTTCTCGGAAGTGCATCAGCATCTGCCGTCCGATATCCAGGTGTATGAGGGCGATCTTCAGCATCACTCGGTCGGCACCTACACAGCGGGTTCCGCCAGAAAGAAGCTAAACCGCACGACCGAAGCGATGCTCATCAGCGCAGAGAAGTTTTGTGCGCTGGGGTCGTTCGCATGGGGCGCGCAATACCCAAAGGCCGACTTCGAAAAGGCTTGGGAACGCATCCTGCTGTTGCAGTTTCACGACAGCATGGCCGCGACAACGCTTCCGGAGCACGAGCAGGTAGTGCGGGATGGCTACGGCCGTGCGCGGGACATCGCGACCGAGGCCATGAACGACTCGCTACAGCGGCTCGCCTGGCAGATTCCGACCACGGATCCGGATTCAAAGTACATCGTAGTGTTCAACCCGCATGCATGGGCGGCACCACTGAAGGTCGAATACGACCTTGGATGGGAGCCGGGAACAGTCACGGCAGTAGAAGACGATCAGGGGAACTCAATTCCCTTTCAGTGGATCGACCCCACGGCAGTAGTGAACCATCGGCAGCGCCTTGTGGCTGTGGTTGAAATACCCGCGCTCGGCTACAGGCAGATTCGTGTTCGAAAGGCTAGCAGTCACCCCTCTGCAGGGAACGAAACGCCCCGGGCGGAATCCAGCTTGCTCGAGAACAGCCATCTGAAGCTGACATTCGGACAGGGAGGGACCGTTACTCTCTTCGACAAAGATTCCAGACAGTTCGTGTTTGGCGGCGCCAACAAAGGCATGCGCGCTGTTGTGTTCGCGGATGCCAACGACACCTGGGCGCACCAGGTGCATGCCTACACTGACGAAGTCGGTGAGTTCACCCCTTCTGACGTGAAGGTTCTGGAGAACGGGCCTTTGCGTGCGAGAGTACGCCAGACCCTGCACTATAACGCCTCCACGCTGAGTATCGACTGGATGCTGTATGCGGGTAGCCGTACCGTCGATCTTCGTGTATCGCTCGACTGGCACGAGCATCTCAAAATGCTCAAATTTTCCTTCCCCACGGAACTAGAGAAACCGCAAGCCACATACGAGATCGCGTACGGCGCGGAGCACCGCGACAACGCAGGCTTGGAAGACCCTGGGCAGCGATGGATCGATTTGACGGGTCTCCAGAATGGTAAGCAGTACGGCCTTGCCATCCTGAACGATGCGAAGTACGGCTACAGCGTGAGTGGTGGTGATATGCGCGTTTCCATTGCCCGCGCTGCGGTCTATGCCAACCATGAGCCGCGCGAGTTGAAGCCCGGTGTCGATTACGCGTGGATGGATCAGGGAGTACAAACCTTCTCGATGGAACTGATGCCCCATGCAGGAACTTGGCAAGAGGCCGGCGTCGTCCGTGCGGCCGAAGAACTGGTCACCGAAGTTCCCATCGTCTACCAAGGCATTCATCCCGGCTCGCGCCCCACTTCCGCATCGTTTCTCTCGACCGATTCGAAGGACATCGTGGTCGAAGCCGTGAAGCAGTCGGAAGACGGATCCGACCTGATCATTCGTTCCTATGAAACGGCCGGACACAACGCCAGTGCGACATTAAGCGTGCCCTCCCTCAATGTTCGGTGGAATGGCTCGTACCATCCATTCGAGATCAAGACCCTGCGACTCGATGCACGGACGCATGCGGTGCGAGAGGTCGATGCGCTCGAACGATAA
- a CDS encoding ROK family protein encodes MRSNDKYQQESGVLVGVDIGGTKTAVVLCAEAPHVLWRKEFPTKPELGWEQAMDKVITLIREALIETSQKPRRIGVSCGGPLDRETGTIQSPPNLPTWDRVPVKQILESNFKVLCTVENDANAGAVAEHQFGAGRGCRHIVFLTLGTGLGAGLVLNGRIFRGANGMAGELGHVRLTEHGPNGHGKAGSVEGWASGAGIAIQGAETVRAATAAGEQTSLASGLETLSARDVGQALSAGDRVARRIVQQAGERLGEALAILVDIINPERIVIGGIAVRLGEELLEPARRRMHEEALPEAAAVCSVVPAELGEQIGDMAAIGVAMGLHDV; translated from the coding sequence ATGCGCTCGAACGATAAGTACCAGCAAGAATCCGGAGTGCTTGTCGGTGTCGATATCGGCGGCACAAAGACGGCAGTGGTCTTGTGCGCGGAAGCACCACATGTCCTGTGGCGCAAAGAGTTCCCCACCAAACCTGAACTCGGTTGGGAACAAGCGATGGACAAGGTGATTACCCTCATCCGCGAAGCGCTCATTGAGACCTCACAGAAACCACGTCGCATCGGCGTCAGTTGCGGTGGACCACTCGATCGCGAGACGGGCACGATTCAAAGTCCGCCCAACCTGCCGACTTGGGATCGCGTCCCGGTCAAACAGATCCTGGAGAGCAACTTCAAGGTGCTGTGCACCGTGGAGAACGATGCCAATGCGGGTGCCGTTGCAGAGCACCAGTTCGGCGCCGGTCGCGGCTGCCGGCACATCGTGTTTCTCACGCTAGGTACAGGGCTGGGTGCAGGTCTTGTTCTGAATGGCCGCATCTTCCGTGGCGCGAACGGCATGGCCGGCGAACTTGGCCATGTGCGCCTCACCGAGCATGGTCCCAACGGGCACGGGAAGGCAGGCTCCGTGGAAGGTTGGGCCAGCGGCGCAGGCATCGCCATCCAAGGCGCTGAGACGGTGCGTGCCGCAACGGCAGCAGGAGAGCAGACCTCCCTTGCGTCCGGGCTCGAAACTCTGTCGGCGCGAGATGTTGGGCAGGCGCTATCCGCTGGCGACCGTGTCGCTCGCCGCATTGTGCAACAAGCGGGCGAGCGTCTTGGTGAAGCACTTGCAATTCTGGTAGACATCATCAATCCAGAACGCATTGTGATCGGGGGCATCGCGGTCAGACTCGGCGAAGAACTGCTTGAGCCAGCACGCCGCCGGATGCATGAGGAGGCTTTGCCGGAAGCGGCCGCTGTGTGCTCCGTCGTTCCAGCAGAGCTAGGCGAACAGATCGGCGACATGGCCGCCATCGGTGTAGCCATGGGTTTGCACGACGTCTAG